The genome window TGATCAAAAAAGAAAGGAATCaagaaagaatgggaaggggaagtggatttgacggaggaggatatatctctttctgtgcatcctctcctctgttgattaaaggtaggcaactcatctgcaattgcggatgtctatgggtacagttcgcttcgctatttaggcgaattcaggtgaccgctggctcatttgccatcttatgatataaaaaaaatgattaatttactttttatgatGAAAAAACAACAAGTGATTTCTCAACTGGGCAGTGTAGCAATGCAGGAAAACgtaaaaactaaacatttgCTTCAATATGATCATACTTGATGTCTCCGATATGTTGTCCTGATTATCCTCATTATCTTTAGTTTCTTCTGTATCCTTTTCAGTCTTTTGTCTCTTTCCATATTTCTTTTCAGCTGCATGTCTTCTTAGTACCCTAGTTGGGGGAGCTTCATCCGGAGAATCATCAGATATAGTGGTGGTAGAACCGATGGAGACACTTGGAGTAGGCATTGTGGTGACAGAGGAGGTCATGATCTCTGGTTGTGGGGCTTGTGCCACTAGAATGGTTTGACCTTTAGCAGCGCCGGGACGTAGTGCGGTAGTTCCACCCTCActggtttttataaataccagCTTAGGTGGTCCAATGAACATTGgcctacaaaaaaataaacttctaAATCACTTTGTACAATACCTAAAACATATTCCGTTAAGCTAAagaattgatatttattacaatataaatataagtaggaaattaaaattcttacaaAGACAGGGCACttactaaacaaaattataattaaatgtatgtgTAATAGTTGCTAGTTCTAGATATATTATAGTGACCCTTTGGCTGACTATCTGTTGACTTTACttacattcaaaatataaaattaaaacaccaTACCTAGTAACACCTTGCTGTTGTGCTGgattaaaagttttcattattttatcatcttTCTTAAGTGCTACTTTTGCTTGTATTTCTTCAGGTTTCTTAGCAATGGCCAATTGCTTGTTGACTATAGTTTGTGAGGCTATTGCTGTTGCTTTCTCTGAATAAGCGGTCTCTTCATCTGCTTGTCTCCAAAGTCCTCGGATCTTTAACACCTCACCTGCCTTTAAAACTGTATCTAGAACTTCATTTGATACTGTTGTTTCTCCTggaattacaaatttaaactgtttaatttaatcaattcatgaaaaaaattaaactgcaAGTATAATTGatcaaaaaatgaaaacacaaacctttatacatatattcgACAAGGATTTTCAAGGCCTTTGTCGATATTTCTGAAGGAAGTACAACGTACAGCATTCCGCCCATTCGATTGACTGCCCGTTGGCTCTCCAAAAGAGTGCTCAAGTAAACACTGCATGAGCTGAGAATGAACTTGTGCGCAGGTATCTGTGACCCATCCATCGTGCACAGCACCACGTCCGTAAACCGCTCCGATCGGAGCAAAGACGCCACCGAACCATTTAAATGCGAACTGTGTGAGTGCCATTTCAACTGATAAGTGTCCGTCGAAGTCATTTTAATCCCATCACACGATCTATGAAAGATATAAACAACAACTTTGAAAATTATCTAAACACCTTAAATTCACCGGATTATACAAATTgatgcaaataaataaattacccatttaaaaacaacaaacatttttacatgctttaaatatttaccgGCGCAAAAATATCCGAAATTTCAAACATCAAACAAACTAAATACACATATTATGTGGCGTGGTAAAAGTGGCGCTGTTGTCGCGTTTAGTTCAGTTAGAAAACATGCTCTATTTATAGGACAAGAAAACACAAAAGGCACAAGATAAGGCGGCGGACTTTAGTGTTGTTTTCGTCCACCGAAACAGTTATTTTAGGcacaaataatttgatttttagttTGTCacttttcataatttatttg of Papilio machaon chromosome 6, ilPapMach1.1, whole genome shotgun sequence contains these proteins:
- the LOC106709838 gene encoding zinc finger and BTB domain-containing protein 17 isoform X3 translates to MTSTDTYQLKWHSHSSHLNGSVASLLRSERFTDVVLCTMDGSQIPAHKFILSSCSVYLSTLLESQRAVNRMGGMLYVVLPSEISTKALKILVEYMYKGETTVSNEVLDTVLKAGEVLKIRGLWRQADEETAYSEKATAIASQTIVNKQLAIAKKPEEIQAKVALKKDDKIMKTFNPAQQQGVTRPMFIGPPKLVFIKTSEGGTTALRPGAAKGQTILVAQAPQPEIMTSSVTTMPTPSVSIGSTTTISDDSPDEAPPTRVLRRHAAEKKYGKRQKTEKDTEETKDNEDNQDNISETSKKSSHSTEVTTEVQIKEEPEWDASSIEEEETSIAEMFHAEMTVKSEPIDDMDIEEEGLMYSPLACELCAEVFTVPGAWVRHVQGHAHSDHAHARKRKTRSASDDTEETMALLRCDLCQKHFPNPAQWVRHIQSTHTETELAMSNNSAPPKRHNRFTEGAQNKICSHCKKIFPSHASMLIHMRTHTGERPFVCGLCNKGFNVKSNLLRHLRTLHDQLAGDDAPAHDEPGPSEVKREP